The Chryseobacterium indicum genome includes a window with the following:
- a CDS encoding DUF2752 domain-containing protein, whose translation MKIEDFMLPCPIKKFFGIDCFGCGTQRAIVMVFEGRFGEAFHMFPAVYTLLLFFGTVFLNFIDRKRNYSNILVFLAIINAVIMVTSYFYKHLYLPIH comes from the coding sequence ATGAAAATAGAAGACTTTATGCTGCCTTGTCCCATCAAGAAATTCTTTGGAATCGATTGTTTTGGGTGCGGAACGCAGAGAGCTATCGTCATGGTTTTTGAAGGCAGATTTGGCGAAGCATTTCATATGTTTCCTGCGGTCTACACTTTATTGCTTTTTTTCGGAACGGTCTTTCTGAATTTTATAGACAGAAAACGCAATTACAGTAATATTTTGGTTTTTCTTGCCATTATCAATGCCGTCATTATGGTTACTTCTTATTTTTATAAACATTTATACTTACCTATACATTAA
- a CDS encoding CCC motif membrane protein, with protein sequence MEQQKLPNATAVLILGIVSIVGCCCYGLPGLIAGIIALVLAKKDGELYRKNPAAYSNYGQLNAGKIMAIIGIVLSILYVVYVVVMISTIGWDAMKDPQLMQERMRELMGQ encoded by the coding sequence ATGGAACAACAAAAATTACCTAACGCAACGGCGGTATTAATCTTGGGAATTGTATCAATTGTCGGGTGTTGCTGTTACGGACTTCCGGGACTTATTGCAGGGATCATTGCATTGGTTCTGGCTAAAAAAGACGGAGAACTCTACAGAAAAAATCCGGCGGCTTATTCAAATTACGGACAATTGAATGCCGGAAAAATAATGGCAATCATCGGAATTGTATTAAGTATTTTATACGTAGTTTACGTTGTTGTCATGATTTCTACTATTGGCTGGGACGCTATGAAAGACCCGCAATTGATGCAGGAAAGAATGAGAGAACTGATGGGACAGTAA
- a CDS encoding endonuclease produces MKKQLFILGFASVLANAQAPAGYYNSANGLSGASLKTALSSIITNGHQDKGYNALWTGFKITDIDKNYENDGSILDIYSENPTGADPYNFIPVTNQCGTYTEEGNCYNREHIIPQSLFNSASPMYSDINFIRATDGKVNAMRADYPFGIVGTATSLSTNGSKLGSSASPGYSGIVFEPVNEFKGDVARMIFYFVTRYQSKLATFSSGDILGNSAFPGLQTWELNVLLAWHNQDPVSQAEINRNNATYAYQGNRNPFIDNPNYVNQIWAPADTQAPTTVTGLSISGTTSSSISLSWNASTDNIGVTSYNVYMNGNLQATVSSTSATISGLSPSTTYPFYIVAKDAAGNSSPNSSTVSGTTNAPIDTQAPSTVTGLAVTGTSPSSISLSWNASSDNVGVTSYDVYMNGSLKTSVSATSATISSLNASTTYTFNVIAKDAAGNSSANSSTVSGTTDAVPPPTNCVYENFENIPAGTTGYLTRTWTNNGITWTATDARTDQTISNKAITIRDGALTSSSSANGIGSLTLTTQLKFTGSNGTFTVKVNGTAVGTIPYNISAATTTISNINIPGNVVVTLENNSTTNRVALDDLSWTCYSGTAKQVQSFSTETISDQNTLQISPNPVSNNEIFVKGETQNIKKAEIYNLHGKVMQTIDQPFKNSKNSIKIKNLEQGIYILKLDASSLKFIVK; encoded by the coding sequence ATGAAAAAACAGTTATTCATTTTGGGTTTTGCTTCTGTTTTAGCAAATGCTCAGGCTCCTGCAGGCTATTATAATTCTGCCAACGGACTTTCCGGAGCTTCTCTGAAAACAGCACTGAGTTCAATCATCACGAACGGTCATCAGGACAAGGGCTATAACGCACTCTGGACAGGTTTTAAAATAACCGATATCGATAAGAATTATGAAAATGACGGTTCTATTCTGGATATTTATTCTGAAAATCCGACCGGCGCAGATCCTTACAATTTTATTCCTGTAACCAACCAATGCGGAACGTATACAGAAGAAGGAAATTGCTATAACAGAGAACATATTATTCCTCAGAGTTTATTTAATTCTGCTTCACCGATGTATTCCGACATCAATTTCATCAGAGCAACAGACGGAAAAGTAAATGCCATGAGGGCAGATTATCCTTTTGGAATCGTAGGAACTGCGACTTCGCTATCGACTAACGGTTCTAAACTTGGAAGTTCTGCTTCACCCGGATATTCAGGAATTGTTTTTGAACCTGTTAATGAATTTAAAGGGGATGTTGCGCGTATGATTTTTTATTTTGTAACCCGCTATCAGAGTAAGCTTGCTACATTTTCTTCGGGAGATATCTTAGGAAATTCTGCTTTTCCGGGATTGCAGACCTGGGAACTTAATGTTCTGCTGGCTTGGCACAATCAGGATCCTGTATCTCAGGCGGAAATCAACCGGAATAATGCTACCTATGCTTATCAGGGAAACAGAAATCCTTTCATCGATAATCCGAATTATGTAAACCAGATCTGGGCTCCCGCAGATACACAGGCTCCGACAACCGTGACAGGGCTTAGTATTTCCGGAACTACTTCAAGCAGCATTTCGCTTTCATGGAATGCTTCAACCGATAATATCGGGGTTACATCGTATAATGTGTATATGAACGGAAATTTACAGGCAACAGTAAGCTCCACTTCTGCAACTATTTCCGGATTAAGTCCTTCCACCACTTATCCTTTTTATATTGTAGCGAAAGATGCAGCAGGAAATTCATCTCCGAACAGTTCTACCGTTTCAGGAACAACCAATGCTCCGATTGATACACAGGCTCCTTCCACTGTTACCGGTCTTGCGGTTACGGGAACTTCGCCAAGCAGCATTTCGCTGTCGTGGAATGCTTCGTCAGATAATGTTGGCGTTACTTCGTATGATGTCTACATGAACGGAAGTTTAAAAACATCGGTAAGTGCAACTTCTGCGACCATTTCAAGCTTAAATGCTTCCACAACTTATACCTTTAATGTGATTGCTAAAGATGCAGCAGGAAATTCTTCCGCCAACAGCTCTACAGTTTCGGGAACTACGGATGCTGTTCCTCCTCCGACGAATTGCGTCTATGAAAATTTTGAAAATATTCCTGCAGGTACAACAGGATATTTAACGAGAACATGGACAAACAACGGCATTACGTGGACAGCAACGGATGCAAGAACGGATCAGACGATTTCCAACAAAGCGATTACAATAAGAGACGGCGCTTTAACTTCAAGCAGTTCAGCGAATGGAATTGGATCACTGACTTTAACTACTCAACTGAAATTTACAGGTTCTAACGGAACTTTCACCGTTAAAGTAAACGGAACGGCAGTTGGAACAATTCCTTACAACATCAGTGCAGCAACTACCACAATAAGCAATATTAATATTCCGGGGAATGTGGTGGTAACTTTGGAAAATAATTCTACCACCAACAGAGTTGCTCTTGATGATCTGAGCTGGACGTGTTATTCGGGAACGGCAAAGCAGGTTCAAAGTTTTTCTACTGAAACCATTTCAGATCAGAATACATTACAGATTTCGCCTAATCCTGTTTCCAACAATGAAATTTTTGTAAAAGGAGAAACGCAGAATATTAAGAAAGCGGAGATATACAATCTTCATGGAAAAGTAATGCAGACCATTGATCAGCCTTTTAAAAACAGTAAAAATTCTATTAAAATTAAAAATCTGGAGCAGGGAATTTATATTTTAAAGTTAGATGCTTCTTCATTGAAGTTTATTGTGAAATAA
- a CDS encoding endonuclease yields MKRQLLMIVFASVLANAQAPSGYYNSANGLSGASLKTALSTIITNGHQDKGYNGLWTAYKTTDIDKNYENDGSILDIYSEKPVGTDPYKFTPVTNQCGTYSVEGNCYNREHIIPQSLFNQASPMVSDINFIRATDGKVNGMRSNYPFGKVGTATFTSKNGSKLGNSVSSGFSGTVFEPIDEFKGDVARMVFYFVTRYQSKLSTFTSGNMLGSSAFPGLQTWELNVLLAWHNQDPVSQAEINRNNASYTYQGNRNPFIDNPNYVNQIWGSGSASGGTSTPPSSSGCGNETFETIPAESSASYLTRTWTNNGITWTATDSRTDQTISTKAITIRDGALTSSSSVNGIGSLTVTTQLKFTGSNDTFTVKVNGTAVGTIPYNTSATTTTISNINVSGNVVITLENNSTTNRVAIDNLSWTCYSGTAKQAPSISSASNSDQNALQISPNPVSNNEIFVKGETQNIKKAEIYNLHGKVMQTIDQPFKNSKNSIKIKNLEQGIYILKLDASSLKFIVK; encoded by the coding sequence ATGAAAAGACAATTACTAATGATTGTATTTGCTTCGGTTTTAGCAAATGCTCAGGCTCCTTCGGGATATTACAATTCGGCAAACGGACTTTCCGGAGCTTCTTTAAAAACAGCTTTAAGCACCATTATTACCAATGGACATCAGGACAAGGGTTACAACGGACTATGGACTGCTTATAAAACCACTGACATCGACAAGAATTATGAAAATGACGGTTCTATTCTGGATATTTATTCGGAAAAACCTGTGGGTACAGATCCTTACAAATTTACACCGGTTACGAACCAGTGCGGAACGTATTCGGTGGAAGGAAACTGCTACAATCGGGAACATATTATCCCTCAGAGTTTATTTAATCAAGCTTCACCTATGGTATCGGATATTAATTTCATCAGGGCAACTGACGGAAAAGTAAACGGAATGCGCTCTAATTATCCTTTCGGAAAGGTGGGAACTGCAACGTTTACTTCAAAAAACGGTTCTAAGCTTGGAAATTCTGTTTCTTCAGGTTTCTCGGGAACAGTGTTCGAGCCTATTGATGAATTTAAAGGCGATGTAGCAAGAATGGTATTTTATTTTGTTACGAGATACCAAAGCAAACTCTCCACGTTTACATCCGGAAATATGTTGGGCAGTTCTGCTTTTCCGGGTTTGCAGACTTGGGAATTAAATGTTTTATTGGCATGGCATAATCAGGATCCCGTTTCTCAGGCTGAAATTAACAGAAACAATGCTTCTTACACTTACCAGGGAAACAGAAATCCTTTTATTGATAATCCGAATTATGTAAATCAAATCTGGGGTTCCGGTTCTGCTTCGGGAGGAACTTCTACTCCGCCAAGTTCATCAGGCTGCGGCAATGAAACATTTGAGACGATTCCAGCTGAAAGTTCGGCTTCGTACCTAACAAGAACATGGACGAACAATGGTATTACATGGACAGCAACAGATTCGAGAACAGATCAGACGATCTCCACCAAAGCAATCACGATAAGAGACGGCGCGTTAACTTCAAGCAGTTCAGTGAATGGAATCGGATCTCTGACTGTTACCACGCAACTGAAATTTACAGGTTCTAACGATACCTTCACCGTTAAAGTAAACGGAACAGCGGTAGGAACCATACCTTACAATACCTCTGCAACAACAACCACTATCAGCAATATTAATGTTTCGGGGAACGTTGTTATAACTTTAGAAAACAATTCTACAACCAACAGAGTTGCCATCGATAATCTGAGCTGGACCTGTTATTCGGGAACTGCAAAACAGGCTCCAAGTATTTCTTCAGCATCAAATTCTGACCAGAATGCATTACAGATTTCGCCAAATCCTGTTTCCAATAATGAAATTTTTGTAAAAGGAGAAACGCAGAATATTAAAAAAGCGGAGATCTACAATCTTCACGGAAAAGTAATGCAGACCATAGATCAGCCTTTTAAAAACAGTAAAAATTCTATTAAAATTAAAAATCTTGAGCAGGGAATTTATATTTTAAAATTAGACGCTTCTTCATTGAAGTTTATTGTGAAATAA